A single window of Granulicella mallensis MP5ACTX8 DNA harbors:
- a CDS encoding glutathione peroxidase, whose amino-acid sequence MRKIFLMLMLLFLSGVAVADGGAPVYKFKLSTIDGDPTTLGAYKGKVLLVVNVASACGFTPQYTALEAVYEKYKDKGLVIVGVPANNFANQESGTNATIKEFCSAKFHVKFPMMAKVSVKGDDKTPLYQYLTAAPNVGGEIKWNFTKFLIARNGQPIARFEPAVTPDSPEVISAIESALKS is encoded by the coding sequence GTGCGAAAGATCTTCCTGATGCTGATGTTGTTGTTCCTGAGTGGCGTGGCTGTGGCCGATGGCGGCGCGCCCGTCTACAAGTTCAAACTGAGCACCATCGATGGTGACCCCACCACGCTGGGTGCCTACAAGGGCAAGGTGCTGCTGGTGGTCAACGTCGCCAGCGCCTGCGGATTTACGCCGCAGTACACGGCCCTCGAGGCCGTCTACGAGAAGTACAAGGACAAGGGCCTGGTGATCGTCGGCGTGCCGGCGAATAACTTCGCCAACCAGGAGTCCGGCACCAATGCAACGATCAAGGAGTTCTGCAGCGCCAAGTTCCACGTGAAGTTTCCGATGATGGCGAAGGTCTCGGTAAAGGGCGACGATAAGACGCCGCTTTACCAATACCTCACTGCGGCGCCGAACGTTGGCGGCGAGATCAAGTGGAACTTCACCAAGTTCCTCATCGCGCGCAACGGACAGCCGATCGCTCGCTTTGAGCCTGCCGTGACGCCGGATTCGCCAGAGGTGATCTCGGCGATCGAGTCTGCGCTGAAGTCATAG
- a CDS encoding winged helix-turn-helix domain-containing protein, whose translation MLLEINHLIRFENYVIDRPAWTLQWRGEPIALNRKSFDLLLYLIDHRDRVASKDELLQSLWPDQFVEESNLAQHVFLLRKALSRHDSGRKIIETIPGRGYRFTAALEIERHPDPQEQVQQQIVFNTSESITQITMEEEEIETDGDVSADLPLPAGATSRAIAMLPSSLTSSAATVAGWFGWQRSLDRTVGPPATRWLLWAAAGVVLLAVYLAIRSKHPAHLHISTYTQITDDGRTKSIGGTDGSRIYFTQLETSGIEEVSVAGGAEAPIHVAIEEPWSGDVSPDGSTLLIISQAGGQGPASSLWSFRLVGGSLHRLGSAVSSAAWSPDGEKIVYASASGDISVMRRDGSEAHRIASSGGYVRSIAWSPNGDTIRFSKDGLLWEVSADGANLRQLLPGWSKSSTQWSGKWTPDGRFVFVADGQIWLLEDQPGFGSNRPSSPVQLTFGPTVWDRPISSPDGKKIFASGLTKRGELVRFDIKSSQFKPFLSGISAEFVSFSSDGKSVAYVSYPAGILWRANLDGSNPIQLTEPPVYPKSVRWSPDGSQIAFVNRTADGVDVIFVVPSDGSGKPQRISPDDRQAETDPSWSPDGRRIVFSTSPNVGASAKSDLRILDIASHTAAIIPASDGLLVPHWSPDGRSIAAMTLDTMSMKLFNLSSGKWTTLYTGAVAFPEWSHDGRWIYYVRWTTDPAVLRIRAEDGKQESVADLKGARYTGTYTLWMGLDPADAPMLLRDEGTDDIYALTLERK comes from the coding sequence ATGCTGCTGGAAATAAATCACCTAATTCGATTTGAAAACTATGTAATTGATCGCCCCGCTTGGACTCTTCAGTGGCGAGGAGAGCCGATTGCGTTGAATCGCAAAAGCTTCGATCTGTTGCTTTATCTCATCGATCACCGGGATCGAGTCGCCAGCAAGGATGAATTGCTGCAGTCTCTCTGGCCAGATCAGTTTGTGGAGGAGAGCAACCTGGCCCAGCATGTCTTTCTGCTGCGCAAAGCTCTCTCACGGCACGATTCAGGACGAAAGATCATCGAGACCATTCCTGGACGCGGCTACCGGTTCACTGCGGCATTGGAAATCGAGCGGCACCCGGATCCGCAGGAACAGGTTCAGCAACAGATAGTGTTCAACACCAGCGAGTCGATCACTCAGATCACCATGGAAGAAGAGGAGATCGAGACAGACGGCGATGTATCGGCTGATCTGCCGCTCCCTGCGGGGGCAACCAGCCGGGCTATCGCGATGCTGCCAAGTTCCTTGACGTCAAGCGCGGCGACTGTCGCTGGATGGTTCGGCTGGCAGCGCTCGCTCGACCGCACCGTTGGTCCGCCTGCCACGCGTTGGTTGCTCTGGGCTGCGGCAGGGGTGGTATTGCTGGCTGTGTATCTTGCGATCAGATCGAAGCATCCGGCCCATCTGCACATATCCACGTATACGCAAATCACAGATGACGGCCGCACTAAGTCCATCGGCGGAACCGACGGAAGCAGAATCTATTTCACCCAACTGGAAACGAGCGGTATCGAAGAAGTCTCAGTCGCTGGCGGAGCGGAGGCGCCCATCCACGTTGCGATAGAGGAACCATGGAGCGGGGACGTTTCGCCGGACGGATCCACTCTGCTGATCATCTCCCAGGCAGGCGGCCAGGGCCCCGCGTCTTCGCTGTGGAGTTTTCGCTTGGTAGGCGGCTCTCTTCACCGTCTTGGAAGTGCGGTTTCCTCAGCAGCCTGGTCGCCCGACGGAGAGAAGATCGTTTACGCCTCGGCGAGTGGCGATATAAGCGTGATGCGGCGCGACGGCTCGGAGGCACATCGAATCGCCTCATCCGGAGGCTATGTGAGGTCCATAGCATGGTCGCCCAATGGGGACACGATTCGGTTTTCAAAAGACGGTTTGTTATGGGAAGTTTCAGCGGACGGAGCCAATCTACGCCAGCTCTTGCCCGGATGGAGTAAGTCGTCCACCCAGTGGAGCGGAAAATGGACACCGGATGGAAGATTCGTCTTCGTAGCCGACGGTCAGATCTGGCTCCTTGAGGACCAACCAGGATTCGGTTCGAACCGACCTTCAAGTCCAGTTCAACTCACCTTTGGCCCCACCGTCTGGGATCGGCCCATTTCAAGCCCTGATGGGAAGAAAATCTTCGCATCAGGACTCACTAAACGTGGTGAACTTGTTCGCTTCGACATAAAATCCAGCCAGTTTAAGCCCTTTCTCTCCGGCATCTCGGCAGAGTTCGTCTCCTTTTCGAGCGACGGCAAATCGGTGGCATATGTCTCCTACCCCGCGGGCATTCTCTGGCGAGCCAATCTAGACGGCAGCAACCCCATTCAACTGACCGAACCTCCCGTGTACCCGAAATCGGTGCGCTGGTCCCCCGACGGGTCGCAGATTGCCTTTGTGAACCGCACCGCGGACGGCGTCGATGTCATTTTCGTCGTTCCCTCAGATGGAAGCGGAAAGCCGCAACGCATTTCGCCCGATGATCGCCAGGCGGAGACGGATCCAAGCTGGTCGCCCGACGGGCGAAGGATAGTTTTTTCCACGTCGCCCAATGTCGGCGCAAGCGCCAAGTCCGACCTGCGCATCCTCGATATCGCGAGCCACACAGCCGCGATCATTCCTGCTTCGGACGGTCTCCTAGTACCCCACTGGTCGCCCGATGGCCGTTCAATTGCCGCCATGACTCTCGACACTATGAGCATGAAACTTTTCAACCTATCGAGCGGAAAATGGACAACGCTGTATACCGGCGCCGTGGCTTTTCCCGAATGGTCCCACGACGGCCGGTGGATATACTACGTCCGGTGGACGACCGATCCGGCAGTCCTGCGCATTCGCGCCGAGGATGGGAAACAGGAAAGCGTTGCCGATCTGAAAGGCGCGCGGTACACCGGCACTTATACGTTGTGGATGGGCCTTGACCCAGCCGACGCACCAATGCTGCTTCGCGACGAAGGAACCGATGACATCTATGCCCTGACGTTGGAGCGGAAATGA
- a CDS encoding Cif family virulence factor, whose product MSRHFRSRNSLLSTAFILLLLTFTVTLPPMGQSVDADVQEFLTAWDAAGNAHAADGILRLHAEDCVAVNRFGTSLVGKQATAGQMERLPKEIFKDAHLPPLQLLNLRSVTPDLVILQASCQNPSLHPLPAPQVSGMIVSILRRRNGSGSLAEEREV is encoded by the coding sequence ATGAGCCGCCATTTCCGGTCACGCAACTCTCTGCTCTCCACTGCCTTTATCTTGCTCTTGTTGACCTTCACCGTGACTCTTCCGCCAATGGGCCAATCCGTCGATGCGGATGTTCAGGAGTTCCTCACGGCTTGGGATGCTGCAGGGAACGCTCACGCCGCAGATGGTATCCTGCGGCTCCATGCCGAGGACTGCGTCGCTGTCAACCGCTTCGGCACCTCACTCGTCGGCAAGCAGGCGACCGCTGGACAGATGGAACGACTCCCTAAGGAGATCTTCAAGGACGCACATCTCCCTCCACTTCAGCTCCTGAATTTGCGCTCGGTCACCCCTGATCTTGTGATTCTGCAAGCGTCGTGCCAAAATCCGTCGTTGCATCCACTACCTGCCCCACAAGTAAGCGGCATGATCGTGTCAATACTCCGGCGACGGAACGGCTCTGGATCTCTGGCTGAAGAAAGGGAAGTATGA
- a CDS encoding MFS transporter small subunit: MPLTHNPAKPRTPREKDTKEAQFADWSSHNLLPRHFQNTTKEQLSSSSKAKRASRLKLVLAWSVVLLPLAWGLYETGRSVIPLIRTLRHEF, from the coding sequence ATGCCACTGACTCATAACCCGGCGAAACCGCGAACGCCTCGCGAGAAGGATACCAAAGAGGCCCAGTTTGCTGATTGGTCTTCACACAACCTTCTTCCAAGACACTTTCAAAACACTACTAAAGAGCAACTCAGCTCCTCATCCAAAGCAAAGAGAGCATCGCGTTTGAAGTTAGTCCTGGCCTGGTCAGTCGTACTGCTGCCGTTGGCGTGGGGCCTTTACGAAACGGGGCGGAGCGTCATTCCGCTGATCCGCACACTCAGACACGAATTTTGA